CCAGTCATGGTTGACATCATGTCCCCAGATGTCTACCCAAATATTGATTCCTTTTTCTTCGAAGATATGTTTGAGCTGGAACGTCGTCGTCGTATCTTCCCATGCACCCTGACCAACGCAGATGATACCTTTGTTGCGGTTGTATTTTTCAATATACGGATGATGCGACGGCATATTTGCCATATAGTGTACAGGCGAGTTGTTATATACGACTTCGTCCATGTAACTGCCGAAACCGAATTCACCCGTATAAAGACCGCTGAGTGCAAGCATTCTGTCAAAGATATCAGGGAAACGGAGGAACAGGTTTACCGAGTGCGATGCACCCATGCTGCAACCGAACAGCATGATACCGGGATTTGTATGCCAGCCGTTACGCATTTTTGCCATCGAGTGGATGAACGGTACCATTTCATCAACGATATAGCGGATCCACTGTTCATGACGACGAGCACGCCAGTATTCGTTACTGCCTTGCGCCGACCACGTTTCTTTGTCGATCGTATCGATCGAGAATACCATAACCTGGCCCGATTCGATCCACGGTCTCCAAGTATCCGTCATGTGGAATGCTTCGAAATCGATAAATTGTCCATCTTGGCAAGGAA
This DNA window, taken from Selenomonadales bacterium, encodes the following:
- a CDS encoding esterase family protein yields the protein METQYFRAYSPALGREMECKVYGHAGRPVLFIPCQDGQFIDFEAFHMTDTWRPWIESGQVMVFSIDTIDKETWSAQGSNEYWRARRHEQWIRYIVDEMVPFIHSMAKMRNGWHTNPGIMLFGCSMGASHSVNLFLRFPDIFDRMLALSGLYTGEFGFGSYMDEVVYNNSPVHYMANMPSHHPYIEKYNRNKGIICVGQGAWEDTTTTFQLKHIFEEKGINIWVDIWGHDVNHDWPWWHKQVPYFLPKLLEG